A single genomic interval of Apis cerana isolate GH-2021 linkage group LG2, AcerK_1.0, whole genome shotgun sequence harbors:
- the LOC107996697 gene encoding serine/threonine-protein kinase VRK1, producing MAPRRVEEIPVKRVAALGCKLPDQLPAGEILIDITQKKWRLGHTIGYGGFGDIYLASNNINVPVEQDAKYVIKIEPHNNGPLFVEMNFYIRAARKHMIDSWCKSQGKRRIGIPTYEGSGSHMYQGQKYRFLVIPRYGIDIGKLFVSNGRKLPTKLVNRLAVQMLDALEYIHSQGYAHADVKGSNILLSEEAGTTRKSQVYLVDYGLAYRFRTNAGIHKPFVHDERRAHEGTLEFTSRDAHHGTHSRRGDLETLGYNILQWLCGKLPWERENDNVTSIIDPEEVHTQKEILLSNLPLFMHKCFPYKKEPPAAIMEYMKYITELGFETKPNYSYLRSLFQSGSRQKTDVPTCLHNIRESNENISYPISFKRPYLRERKPCRPVNGEIRVTRNTQPKYPVEQKEFCWEAVLALHPDKLAKISIQTPPSPLTPPPSPPPPSLPTYAMLRVIERMKEKQSGAFRHKSLPKSLDELKTKWMTPAMEQVVELKKKTTLTTLSLRKSSPCMTRSRGAQLKRLGNEKSYKRIQSKKRRKCTSTEV from the exons ATGGCACCAAGACGAGTTGAAGAAATACCTGTTAAAAGAGTAGCAGCATTAGGTTGCAAATTACCTGATCAATTACCAGCTggagaaatattaatagatattacaCAGAAGAAATGGAGATTAGGACACACAATAGGATATGGAGGATTTGgtgatatatatttag cATCAAATAACATTAATGTTCCTGTTGAACAAGAtgcaaaatatgtaataaaaattgaaccaCATAATAATGGTCCATTATttgttgaaatgaatttttatataagagcAGCTCGTAAGCATATGa ttgATAGCTGGTGTAAATCTCAAGGAAAAAGACGAATAGGTATTCCAACATATGAAGGATCAGGTTCTCATATGTATCAAGggcaaaaatatagatttttagtGATTCCAAGATATGGCAttgatattggaaaattatttgtatcaaatggaagaaaattacCAACTAAACTTGTTAACAGGCTAGCTGTTCAAAtg TTGGATGCACTTGAATATATTCACAGTCAAGGATATGCTCATGCAGATGTTAAGGGATCAAATATTTTGCTAAGTGAAGAAGCTGGTACTACAAGAAAATCTCAAGTTTATTTAGTTGATTATGGTTTGGCTTATCGTTTTCGTACAAATGCAGGTATACATAAGCCATTTGTTCATGATGAAAGAAGAGCCCATGAAGGAACATTAGAATTCACATCAAGAGATGCACATCATGGAA cacATTCAAGAAGAGGAGATTTAGAAACATTaggttataatatattacaatggTTATGTGGTAAATTACCTTGGGAAAGAGAAAATGATAATGTAACATCAATAATAGATCCAGAAGAAGTTCATAcacagaaagaaattttactttcaaatttaccattatttatgcataaatgttttccttataaaaaggAACCTCCTg ctgccattatggaatatatgaaatatattaccgAATTGGGATTTGAAACTAAACCTAATTATTCCTATCTACGTAGTTTATTTCAGTCTGGTTCTAGGCAAAAAACTGATGTTCCTACatgtttacataatataagagaatctaacgaaaatatttcttatcccATATCTTTCAAACGACCATATTTACGAGAAAGAAAACCTTGCAGACCTGTTAATGGCGag atacgcGTGACGCGAAATACACAACCGAAATATCCAGTtgaacaaaaagaattttgttgGGAAGCTGTATTGGCACTTCATCCTGATAAACTTGCAAAAATTAGTATTCAAACTCCACCTTCACCACTTACACCACCTCCATCTCCACCTCCTCCATCCTTGCCTACATATGCCATGTTAAGAGTAattgaaagaatgaaagaaaaacaatcagGTGCATTTCGACACAAATCATTACCAAAATCTCTAga tgAACTCAAAACAAAATGGATGACACCAGCCATGGAACAAGtagttgaattaaaaaagaaaactactTTAACAACGCTTTCTTTACGTAAATCTTCGCCATGTATGACACGATCCCGTGGAGCTCAATTAAAAC GActtggaaatgaaaaatcttataaacgAATACAAagcaagaaaagaagaaaatgtacATCAACAGAAGTATGA
- the LOC107996846 gene encoding RNA-binding protein 25 isoform X2 produces the protein MSYPGQPPMGIPGMPPMPYMVGAPPPIIGGVMPMAHMIPTPVSAMQTSAPAVRYARNQNRHDNNRRRERESGPPVTVFIGNIMERAPDVMIRHILGACGHVLSWKRVQAFGFCEYAGPDAGLRAVRLLHDMEIGTKKLVVKVDAKAKVVLDQFKAERRKKLRGGQSPLQDETSIEGTEGEEGEDYMDEGMRVVDADALARINQIIAEHAADLEMAQAAPEHQTKMVAKSLNLDDAEIEESKRDLITREIGKFREVMKKQEEEKAQVKRKKEAVEKEEREKREKERRDRRDGSSTKDDQDGDLGSPTSHKGRSSSTGSSRRDKRRSKSRSKERDRDRQRSDRERDRDRDRERDRERERERDRDRERERERERERDRERERDREREREREREEARKTEREIMREREEEEEAKERKKNERRAREKEAAYQERLRAWETRERRKQKEYEKEAEKRRAKREAREREAKRLKEFLEDYDDERDDAKYYKGKELSRRLEERALEAEADSRDRCAERQELQRLRDKLYADASHPDPAAEFERLKAEREEQYKPKPVITIIDEEDEKVVKKEKEVMPPIETEPIESDSDECVQFDDASQSEVPSRTPPRHHHHHRRHHRHHQNHHRDGEENEEVVETDRESVKGRSSPSHQTVTTPIQSIPPTLDEDSRMSLVSEPEKTGSSNFIPFAMGSGGNRGGDHGIGNKTPASPSTAVNVSSQQINQNKKKGRIDVKDVFNNDDDDDGANNAKKRKLVPLDYGEEKKKKSNEEAPKAGKEESTKSQEEKRKHIKSLIDKIPTDKNALFGYQLDWAVIDNTLMEKRIRPWINKKIIEYIGEPEPTLVDFICSKVMAGSSPQGILDDVQMVLDEEAEVFVVKMWRLLIYEVEAKKMGLVK, from the exons atgtctTATCCTGGTCAACCTCCAATGGGAATACCAGGCATGCCACCAATGCCTTACATGGTTGGCGCACCTCCACCAATTATTGGTGGTGTAATGCCTATGGCACAT aTGATTCCAACACCCGTATCTGCGATGCAGACCTCAGCTCCAGCTGTGCGGTATGCACGTAACCAAAACCGTCATGACAATAATCGTCGTCGTGAAAGAGAATCTGGTCCACCAGTTACTGTATTTATTGGTAACATTATGGAAAGAGCACCTGATGTGATGATTCGACATATTCTGGGTGCATGTGGTCATGTTCTTTCATGGAAGAGAGTTCAAGCTTTTGGATTTTGCGAATATGCAGGTCCTGATGCAGGTCTTAGAGCAGTTAGATTACTTCATGATATGGAAATAGGTACAAAGAAACTTGTTGTCAAAGTTGATGCAAAAGCTAAAGTTGTTTTGGATCAATTTAaag cggaaagaagaaaaaaattaaggggAGGTCAGTCACCTTTACAAGATGAAACATCAATTGAAGGAacagaaggagaagaaggtgAAGATTACATGGATGAGGGTATGAGAGTAGTGGATGCAGATGCACTAGCAcgtattaatcaaattatagcTGAACATGCTGCTGATCTAGAAATGGCTCAAGCTGCACCTG AACATCAAACGAAAATGGTTGCAAAATCTTTAAACTTGGATGATgcagaaatagaagaaagtaAAAGAGACTTGATTACCcgagaaattggaaaattcagGGAAGTTATgaag AAGCAGGAAGAGGAAAAGGCTCAAGTAAAACGGAAGAAAGAAGctgttgaaaaagaagaacgagAGAAACGGGAAAAAGAACGACGAGATAGGCGAGATGGCAGTAGTACTAAAGACGACCAGGACGGTGATCTTGGTAGTCCTACATCTCATAAGGGTCGTAGTAGTAGTACTGGAAGTAGTAGAAGAGATAAACGACGCTCTAAATCTag atctaAAGAACGAGACAGAGATCGTCAGAGAAGTGATAGAGAACGtgatagagatagagatagagaaagGGATAGAGAACGAGAACGAGAAAGAGATCGTGATCGTGAAAGAGAACGTGAGCGTGAACGTgaaagagacagagaaagggaaagagacaGAGAACGTGAAAGAGAACGTGAAAGAGAAGAAGCAAGGAAAACTGAAAGAGAAATTATGcgtgaaagagaagaagaggaagaggcgaaggaaaggaaaaaaaacgaaagaagagcaagagaaaaagaagcagCTTATCAAGAACGTTTGAGAGCATGGGAAACACGGGAACGTcgtaaacaaaaagaatatgaaaaagaagCGGAAAAACGTCGAGCAAAACGGGAAGCACGAGAAAGAGAAGCAAAACGATTGAAAGAATTTCTCGAAGACTATGATGATGAAAGAGATGATGCTAAATATTACAAAGGTAAAGAACTTTCACGTCGTTTGGAAGAGAGAGCACTTGAAGCTGAAGCTGATTCACGAGATCGTTGCGCTGAGCGCCAAGAACTTCAACGTCTTCGCGATAAACTTTATGCTGATGCTTCTCATCCAGATCCAGCAGCTGAATTTGAAAgg ttgAAAGCTGAAAGGGAGGAACAATATAAGCCTAAACCGGTTATTACGATAATTGACGAGGAAGATGAAAAAgtagtgaaaaaagaaaaggaagttaTGCCACCTATAGAAACTGAACCAATTGAAAGTGATAGTGACGAATGTGTGCAATTTGATGATGCTTCCCAATCAGAAGTACCATCTAGAACACCACCTAggcatcatcatcatcatcgaagacatcatcgtcatcatcaAAATCATCATCGTGATGGGGAAGAAAACGAGGAAGTTGTAGAAACGGATAGAGAGAGTGTAAAGGGTAGATCGTCACCTTCGCATCAAACAGTAACAACACCAATTCAATCCATTCCACCCACGTTAGACGAAGATTCACGTATGTCTCTTGTTAGTGAACCAGAAAAAACGGGTAGTA gTAACTTTATACCATTTGCCATGGGAAGCGGAGGAAATCGTGGTGGTGATCATGGAATTGGTAATAAAACTCCTGCTAGTCCAAGTACAGCTGTTAATGTTAGTTCACAACAAATAAatcagaataaaaagaaaggtcGAATTGACGTTAAAGACGTATTTAACaatgacgatgatgatgatggtgcTAATAATGCAAAGAAACGTAAACTAGTTCCTTTAG attacggcgaggagaaaaagaaaaaatctaatGAAGAAGCTCCTAAAgctggaaaagaagaaagtacaAAAAGTcaagaagagaaacgaaagCACATAAAATCccttattgataaaataccTACAGATAAAAATGCTTTATTTGGATATCAACTTGATTGGGCAGTAATAGATAAT acattaatggaaaaaaggaTAAGGCCGTggattaacaaaaaaattattgaatatattggaGAACCTGAACCTACATTAGTAGATTTTATTTGTAGTAAAGTAATGGCTGGCAGTTCTCCTCAGGGCATACTTGATGATGTACAGATG gtaTTGGATGAAGAAGCAGAAGTTTTTGTAGTGAAAATGTGGAGGTTATTAATTTACGAAGTTGAAGCTAAAAAAATGGGCttagttaaataa
- the LOC107996846 gene encoding RNA-binding protein 25 isoform X3, producing the protein MSYPGQPPMGIPGMPPMPYMVGAPPPIIGGVMPMAHTSAPAVRYARNQNRHDNNRRRERESGPPVTVFIGNIMERAPDVMIRHILGACGHVLSWKRVQAFGFCEYAGPDAGLRAVRLLHDMEIGTKKLVVKVDAKAKVVLDQFKAERRKKLRGGQSPLQDETSIEGTEGEEGEDYMDEGMRVVDADALARINQIIAEHAADLEMAQAAPEEHQTKMVAKSLNLDDAEIEESKRDLITREIGKFREVMKKQEEEKAQVKRKKEAVEKEEREKREKERRDRRDGSSTKDDQDGDLGSPTSHKGRSSSTGSSRRDKRRSKSRSKERDRDRQRSDRERDRDRDRERDRERERERDRDRERERERERERDRERERDREREREREREEARKTEREIMREREEEEEAKERKKNERRAREKEAAYQERLRAWETRERRKQKEYEKEAEKRRAKREAREREAKRLKEFLEDYDDERDDAKYYKGKELSRRLEERALEAEADSRDRCAERQELQRLRDKLYADASHPDPAAEFERLKAEREEQYKPKPVITIIDEEDEKVVKKEKEVMPPIETEPIESDSDECVQFDDASQSEVPSRTPPRHHHHHRRHHRHHQNHHRDGEENEEVVETDRESVKGRSSPSHQTVTTPIQSIPPTLDEDSRMSLVSEPEKTGSSNFIPFAMGSGGNRGGDHGIGNKTPASPSTAVNVSSQQINQNKKKGRIDVKDVFNNDDDDDGANNAKKRKLVPLDYGEEKKKKSNEEAPKAGKEESTKSQEEKRKHIKSLIDKIPTDKNALFGYQLDWAVIDNTLMEKRIRPWINKKIIEYIGEPEPTLVDFICSKVMAGSSPQGILDDVQMVLDEEAEVFVVKMWRLLIYEVEAKKMGLVK; encoded by the exons atgtctTATCCTGGTCAACCTCCAATGGGAATACCAGGCATGCCACCAATGCCTTACATGGTTGGCGCACCTCCACCAATTATTGGTGGTGTAATGCCTATGGCACAT ACCTCAGCTCCAGCTGTGCGGTATGCACGTAACCAAAACCGTCATGACAATAATCGTCGTCGTGAAAGAGAATCTGGTCCACCAGTTACTGTATTTATTGGTAACATTATGGAAAGAGCACCTGATGTGATGATTCGACATATTCTGGGTGCATGTGGTCATGTTCTTTCATGGAAGAGAGTTCAAGCTTTTGGATTTTGCGAATATGCAGGTCCTGATGCAGGTCTTAGAGCAGTTAGATTACTTCATGATATGGAAATAGGTACAAAGAAACTTGTTGTCAAAGTTGATGCAAAAGCTAAAGTTGTTTTGGATCAATTTAaag cggaaagaagaaaaaaattaaggggAGGTCAGTCACCTTTACAAGATGAAACATCAATTGAAGGAacagaaggagaagaaggtgAAGATTACATGGATGAGGGTATGAGAGTAGTGGATGCAGATGCACTAGCAcgtattaatcaaattatagcTGAACATGCTGCTGATCTAGAAATGGCTCAAGCTGCACCTG aaGAACATCAAACGAAAATGGTTGCAAAATCTTTAAACTTGGATGATgcagaaatagaagaaagtaAAAGAGACTTGATTACCcgagaaattggaaaattcagGGAAGTTATgaag AAGCAGGAAGAGGAAAAGGCTCAAGTAAAACGGAAGAAAGAAGctgttgaaaaagaagaacgagAGAAACGGGAAAAAGAACGACGAGATAGGCGAGATGGCAGTAGTACTAAAGACGACCAGGACGGTGATCTTGGTAGTCCTACATCTCATAAGGGTCGTAGTAGTAGTACTGGAAGTAGTAGAAGAGATAAACGACGCTCTAAATCTag atctaAAGAACGAGACAGAGATCGTCAGAGAAGTGATAGAGAACGtgatagagatagagatagagaaagGGATAGAGAACGAGAACGAGAAAGAGATCGTGATCGTGAAAGAGAACGTGAGCGTGAACGTgaaagagacagagaaagggaaagagacaGAGAACGTGAAAGAGAACGTGAAAGAGAAGAAGCAAGGAAAACTGAAAGAGAAATTATGcgtgaaagagaagaagaggaagaggcgaaggaaaggaaaaaaaacgaaagaagagcaagagaaaaagaagcagCTTATCAAGAACGTTTGAGAGCATGGGAAACACGGGAACGTcgtaaacaaaaagaatatgaaaaagaagCGGAAAAACGTCGAGCAAAACGGGAAGCACGAGAAAGAGAAGCAAAACGATTGAAAGAATTTCTCGAAGACTATGATGATGAAAGAGATGATGCTAAATATTACAAAGGTAAAGAACTTTCACGTCGTTTGGAAGAGAGAGCACTTGAAGCTGAAGCTGATTCACGAGATCGTTGCGCTGAGCGCCAAGAACTTCAACGTCTTCGCGATAAACTTTATGCTGATGCTTCTCATCCAGATCCAGCAGCTGAATTTGAAAgg ttgAAAGCTGAAAGGGAGGAACAATATAAGCCTAAACCGGTTATTACGATAATTGACGAGGAAGATGAAAAAgtagtgaaaaaagaaaaggaagttaTGCCACCTATAGAAACTGAACCAATTGAAAGTGATAGTGACGAATGTGTGCAATTTGATGATGCTTCCCAATCAGAAGTACCATCTAGAACACCACCTAggcatcatcatcatcatcgaagacatcatcgtcatcatcaAAATCATCATCGTGATGGGGAAGAAAACGAGGAAGTTGTAGAAACGGATAGAGAGAGTGTAAAGGGTAGATCGTCACCTTCGCATCAAACAGTAACAACACCAATTCAATCCATTCCACCCACGTTAGACGAAGATTCACGTATGTCTCTTGTTAGTGAACCAGAAAAAACGGGTAGTA gTAACTTTATACCATTTGCCATGGGAAGCGGAGGAAATCGTGGTGGTGATCATGGAATTGGTAATAAAACTCCTGCTAGTCCAAGTACAGCTGTTAATGTTAGTTCACAACAAATAAatcagaataaaaagaaaggtcGAATTGACGTTAAAGACGTATTTAACaatgacgatgatgatgatggtgcTAATAATGCAAAGAAACGTAAACTAGTTCCTTTAG attacggcgaggagaaaaagaaaaaatctaatGAAGAAGCTCCTAAAgctggaaaagaagaaagtacaAAAAGTcaagaagagaaacgaaagCACATAAAATCccttattgataaaataccTACAGATAAAAATGCTTTATTTGGATATCAACTTGATTGGGCAGTAATAGATAAT acattaatggaaaaaaggaTAAGGCCGTggattaacaaaaaaattattgaatatattggaGAACCTGAACCTACATTAGTAGATTTTATTTGTAGTAAAGTAATGGCTGGCAGTTCTCCTCAGGGCATACTTGATGATGTACAGATG gtaTTGGATGAAGAAGCAGAAGTTTTTGTAGTGAAAATGTGGAGGTTATTAATTTACGAAGTTGAAGCTAAAAAAATGGGCttagttaaataa
- the LOC107996846 gene encoding RNA-binding protein 25 isoform X1, whose amino-acid sequence MSYPGQPPMGIPGMPPMPYMVGAPPPIIGGVMPMAHMIPTPVSAMQTSAPAVRYARNQNRHDNNRRRERESGPPVTVFIGNIMERAPDVMIRHILGACGHVLSWKRVQAFGFCEYAGPDAGLRAVRLLHDMEIGTKKLVVKVDAKAKVVLDQFKAERRKKLRGGQSPLQDETSIEGTEGEEGEDYMDEGMRVVDADALARINQIIAEHAADLEMAQAAPEEHQTKMVAKSLNLDDAEIEESKRDLITREIGKFREVMKKQEEEKAQVKRKKEAVEKEEREKREKERRDRRDGSSTKDDQDGDLGSPTSHKGRSSSTGSSRRDKRRSKSRSKERDRDRQRSDRERDRDRDRERDRERERERDRDRERERERERERDRERERDREREREREREEARKTEREIMREREEEEEAKERKKNERRAREKEAAYQERLRAWETRERRKQKEYEKEAEKRRAKREAREREAKRLKEFLEDYDDERDDAKYYKGKELSRRLEERALEAEADSRDRCAERQELQRLRDKLYADASHPDPAAEFERLKAEREEQYKPKPVITIIDEEDEKVVKKEKEVMPPIETEPIESDSDECVQFDDASQSEVPSRTPPRHHHHHRRHHRHHQNHHRDGEENEEVVETDRESVKGRSSPSHQTVTTPIQSIPPTLDEDSRMSLVSEPEKTGSSNFIPFAMGSGGNRGGDHGIGNKTPASPSTAVNVSSQQINQNKKKGRIDVKDVFNNDDDDDGANNAKKRKLVPLDYGEEKKKKSNEEAPKAGKEESTKSQEEKRKHIKSLIDKIPTDKNALFGYQLDWAVIDNTLMEKRIRPWINKKIIEYIGEPEPTLVDFICSKVMAGSSPQGILDDVQMVLDEEAEVFVVKMWRLLIYEVEAKKMGLVK is encoded by the exons atgtctTATCCTGGTCAACCTCCAATGGGAATACCAGGCATGCCACCAATGCCTTACATGGTTGGCGCACCTCCACCAATTATTGGTGGTGTAATGCCTATGGCACAT aTGATTCCAACACCCGTATCTGCGATGCAGACCTCAGCTCCAGCTGTGCGGTATGCACGTAACCAAAACCGTCATGACAATAATCGTCGTCGTGAAAGAGAATCTGGTCCACCAGTTACTGTATTTATTGGTAACATTATGGAAAGAGCACCTGATGTGATGATTCGACATATTCTGGGTGCATGTGGTCATGTTCTTTCATGGAAGAGAGTTCAAGCTTTTGGATTTTGCGAATATGCAGGTCCTGATGCAGGTCTTAGAGCAGTTAGATTACTTCATGATATGGAAATAGGTACAAAGAAACTTGTTGTCAAAGTTGATGCAAAAGCTAAAGTTGTTTTGGATCAATTTAaag cggaaagaagaaaaaaattaaggggAGGTCAGTCACCTTTACAAGATGAAACATCAATTGAAGGAacagaaggagaagaaggtgAAGATTACATGGATGAGGGTATGAGAGTAGTGGATGCAGATGCACTAGCAcgtattaatcaaattatagcTGAACATGCTGCTGATCTAGAAATGGCTCAAGCTGCACCTG aaGAACATCAAACGAAAATGGTTGCAAAATCTTTAAACTTGGATGATgcagaaatagaagaaagtaAAAGAGACTTGATTACCcgagaaattggaaaattcagGGAAGTTATgaag AAGCAGGAAGAGGAAAAGGCTCAAGTAAAACGGAAGAAAGAAGctgttgaaaaagaagaacgagAGAAACGGGAAAAAGAACGACGAGATAGGCGAGATGGCAGTAGTACTAAAGACGACCAGGACGGTGATCTTGGTAGTCCTACATCTCATAAGGGTCGTAGTAGTAGTACTGGAAGTAGTAGAAGAGATAAACGACGCTCTAAATCTag atctaAAGAACGAGACAGAGATCGTCAGAGAAGTGATAGAGAACGtgatagagatagagatagagaaagGGATAGAGAACGAGAACGAGAAAGAGATCGTGATCGTGAAAGAGAACGTGAGCGTGAACGTgaaagagacagagaaagggaaagagacaGAGAACGTGAAAGAGAACGTGAAAGAGAAGAAGCAAGGAAAACTGAAAGAGAAATTATGcgtgaaagagaagaagaggaagaggcgaaggaaaggaaaaaaaacgaaagaagagcaagagaaaaagaagcagCTTATCAAGAACGTTTGAGAGCATGGGAAACACGGGAACGTcgtaaacaaaaagaatatgaaaaagaagCGGAAAAACGTCGAGCAAAACGGGAAGCACGAGAAAGAGAAGCAAAACGATTGAAAGAATTTCTCGAAGACTATGATGATGAAAGAGATGATGCTAAATATTACAAAGGTAAAGAACTTTCACGTCGTTTGGAAGAGAGAGCACTTGAAGCTGAAGCTGATTCACGAGATCGTTGCGCTGAGCGCCAAGAACTTCAACGTCTTCGCGATAAACTTTATGCTGATGCTTCTCATCCAGATCCAGCAGCTGAATTTGAAAgg ttgAAAGCTGAAAGGGAGGAACAATATAAGCCTAAACCGGTTATTACGATAATTGACGAGGAAGATGAAAAAgtagtgaaaaaagaaaaggaagttaTGCCACCTATAGAAACTGAACCAATTGAAAGTGATAGTGACGAATGTGTGCAATTTGATGATGCTTCCCAATCAGAAGTACCATCTAGAACACCACCTAggcatcatcatcatcatcgaagacatcatcgtcatcatcaAAATCATCATCGTGATGGGGAAGAAAACGAGGAAGTTGTAGAAACGGATAGAGAGAGTGTAAAGGGTAGATCGTCACCTTCGCATCAAACAGTAACAACACCAATTCAATCCATTCCACCCACGTTAGACGAAGATTCACGTATGTCTCTTGTTAGTGAACCAGAAAAAACGGGTAGTA gTAACTTTATACCATTTGCCATGGGAAGCGGAGGAAATCGTGGTGGTGATCATGGAATTGGTAATAAAACTCCTGCTAGTCCAAGTACAGCTGTTAATGTTAGTTCACAACAAATAAatcagaataaaaagaaaggtcGAATTGACGTTAAAGACGTATTTAACaatgacgatgatgatgatggtgcTAATAATGCAAAGAAACGTAAACTAGTTCCTTTAG attacggcgaggagaaaaagaaaaaatctaatGAAGAAGCTCCTAAAgctggaaaagaagaaagtacaAAAAGTcaagaagagaaacgaaagCACATAAAATCccttattgataaaataccTACAGATAAAAATGCTTTATTTGGATATCAACTTGATTGGGCAGTAATAGATAAT acattaatggaaaaaaggaTAAGGCCGTggattaacaaaaaaattattgaatatattggaGAACCTGAACCTACATTAGTAGATTTTATTTGTAGTAAAGTAATGGCTGGCAGTTCTCCTCAGGGCATACTTGATGATGTACAGATG gtaTTGGATGAAGAAGCAGAAGTTTTTGTAGTGAAAATGTGGAGGTTATTAATTTACGAAGTTGAAGCTAAAAAAATGGGCttagttaaataa